From the genome of Aliarcobacter lanthieri:
TGAAATTGTAATAAAAGTAGATGAACATTATGAAATAAACTCTAAATATAAAATAGCAACTTTAAAAATTGAAAAAAACTTTGCTGTTTTAGAAGATTTAATAAGCCCATTAAAGAATGTAAAAATTGAATTAAATAAGCTAAATGGGGCATTTGATAACGATTTGGTTTTAGCAAAAAGGATTTTTAATCCAAGAAGTAAAACAAAAGCAAAAATAGTAAAAATTCTTGAAGGTAAAAAAACTGAAATTTTAGTTTATGTATCAAATAAAAATTTTTATACACTAAAAGAGCATATAGAATTAAAAAGTAATAAAGCAATAAATTACAAAGATAATGATGTAGTAATAATAGATAATAAAGAGTTTGAAGAAATTAAATTTATTGGGAATTTAGATGAGCCTAAAATAGATGAATTTATCTCTTTATATTTAAATGGTGAGAATTACAGAGATGAAATAAAAATTGAACCAGAAGCTTTTATGAATGATGAAAAACAAAGAGTAGATTTAACAACTTTACCATTTTGTACTATTGATCCAAATAGTGCAAAAGATCATGATGATGCAATATATTATGATGTTGAAAATGCAACTTTATATGTAGCAATAGCTGATGTTTCATTTTTTGTAAAAGAAAATAGTGATTTAGATAAATTAGCATATAGAAAATCTTCAACTATATATTTAGCTTCGAGAACTTTACCAATGTTACCTCCAATTTTAAGTGAAAATCTTTGTTCACTGAAAGAACAAGAAACTAGATATGCTTTTGTTTTTAAATTAGTATTAGATTTAAAAAATTTAAGTGTTAAAAAATCCGAACTTTTTGAAGCTATTATAAAATCTCATAGAAATTTCTCCTATGGAAGAATTGATAGAGTTATTGATGGATACTTTGATACTTATACAAATTTAGAAAAAGAGATTTTTGATTATTTATTACCACTTTATGAGGTTACCAAAACATTTAGACAAAAAAGATTAAAAAAAGGTTTTGATTTTAGAACACAAGAGAATAGGTTAAAACTTAAAAACCATCTTCTACAAAGTGTAGAAGTTGAAACTTCAACCGCTTCTCATCAATTAGTAGAGGAATGTATGTTACAAGCAAATATTGAAGCTAGTAGAAAAGTTGGAAATATTGGAATTTTTAGAATTCATGAAGAACCATCTTTTAAAAATATTTCAAAATTAGTTGATGATGTAAATATTTTAGGGGTGAAAGCAAAACTTCAAGATAGTGTTAATAGCACAATTTTACATATTCAAGAAGAGGCAAAAAAAGTACTTTTGAGTAATGAAGTAGATGAACTTATAATCCAAAGTTTAACTCAAGCAAAATATTCTTCAAAGAATTTAGGACATTTTGGTTTAGGATTTTCTTCATATGCTCATTTCACAAGTCCTATCCGAAGGTATTCTGATTTAGTTCTTCATCGTATATTAAAGTCAAAACAAATTCCAAAAGATATAGATGATATATGTTTACATATTTCTAATCAAGAGAGAAAAATAGATCAAATAGTTTGGGATTTTGAGGATAGAAAATATGCAAGATGGGCAAATAATAATATTGGAATAGAGCTAAAAGTAAAAATAGTAGATACACAAAGAGCTAAAGCAGTTTGTTATGACAAAATGGTTGGGCTAAAAGTAGTTTTAGAAAATTATAAAGCACAGAAACTATTTTCAAAAATAAAGGTGAAAATAATTTCTGCTAATATTGCAACTAAAGTGATTGTTGCAACTATTTTATAAATGTACGCATTTATTTAAAGAAGCTAAATATGGCTCAACTTGTTCACTTGTAACATATTGTCCAACTAGTTTTTCTTTTTCATTTATAAAAATTGGAGCAACTAAGTTTACAATTGAATGTTCTACTGGGTCTTGAGAAACAACTATAAAATAAGTGTCAAAATCATCTTTTGAACTTATTTTTAATTTTTCTAAACTAGATTGATCTATAATAAAATCAAATGATACTTTATTTAAAGCTTTAATATTTATGATAGATATCTTCGTGTTTCCATCTAATTTTAAAAATGAGAAAAACTCATCAACTTTTTCAACTTCTAAGCTTGAAACATTTTCAAAACCTAAGATAGGAAGAACTATTTTGTACATAAAAACCCCTTAATTAAAAATAATAAAATTATAATAAAAGAAAACTTAGGATAATATTTTATTTATGTATAAAAATGAATTTGATAAATATCTAAAACAAAATAAAAAATTTGATGCATATATGTTTTATGGGCAATCTACATTTCTAATTGAACAATACTCATCTTTAGTTGCACAACTTGTTGCTAATGGTGATGAGATAGAAAAATTATATTTCGAAGAGTATAATTTTAAATATTCAAAAGATAGATTGTTACAATCATCACTATTTACTACAAATAATGTATTATTAATAAAAATAGATAAAAAAATACCAAAAAAAGAGCTTGATTCATTAGTTGAAGCTTGTAATACAAATAAAGATAGTACTTTAATTCTTGCTTGTATGGGAGATAGTGAATTTAAATCTATGGAGAGTAGTTTTAGTTTAAAAAACAATGCTTGTTCTATTAGATTTTTTGCATTAAATAATAGTGAAGCTATAGGTTTTTTACAAAATGAAGCAAGAAGATTGAAAGTAGATTATGAAGAAGGAGCTTTAAGTCATTTATATTTTATGCATAGACAAGATTTAAGTTTAAGTGCAAATGATTTAAATAAATTAGCTATTCTTGATGAAAAGATTACTATAAAAACTGTTGATTTGCATTGTTTTGGTGTTGGAAGTGTAAATTTTGATGAGTTTTTACAAAATTTACTTAGTTTCAAAGATATTAGTGAAGATATAGCAAGACTACTAGAAGAGGGAATGAATGAGATTTTTATTTTAAATCAAATTGCATCTTTTATTCAACAACTATTTATGATTAGTTCTAATGCAAGACTTTATGCTGTTGTAAATCCAGTTGAAATTTTGGGTTATAATCCACCAAAACATATTTGGGAAGCTAAATCAAAACTAGCAATAAACATAAAACCAAAACAGTTTTTAAAGATGTTAGAGTTTATTTTAAATTTAGAATTAGAGATGAAAACTTCAAAAATAGATAATATTAATCTATATTTACAAGCAAGTTTAAGAAAATTTATAGTTTTATTTAGATAAAATCACAAACTTTACAAAAAAATTAATCCTTGCTGATAGGTCTAGGAAATGTAAAGAAAATCGGCACAATCTATAAGGAGAACGAATGTCTAAATTAAAACATTATGAAACAATGTTTATTTTAAAGCCTACATTAACTGAAGAAGAAACTGTAGCACAACTTGAAGGTGTTAAAGCACTATTTGAAAAAAATGGAGCTGAAATTGTTGCAACTGATAATATTGGAATTAGAGAGTTAGCATACGAAATTGAAAGATGTAAAAGAGGTTACTATTATGTAATCTATTTTAAAGCACCAGCAGCTTCAATTGCTGAAATTGAAAGAAATTATAGAAATAATGAAGAATTAATCAGATTTATTTTCATTAAATATGAAACTAAAAAAGAGATTGCTTCTTGGACAAAAATGAGTGATGAGGCTTTAAAAAAAGCTGCAAAGTAACACTTTAATAAGGAGCCTTTAAATGTATAATAAAGTAATTATGGTTGGAAACTTAACTAGAGATATAGAATTGAGATATTTACCATCTGGTTCAGCTTTAGCGAAAAGTGCTATTGCAACATCTTTTAGATTTAAATCACAAACTGGTGAACAAAAAGAAGAAGTTTGTTTTTTAGATTTTAATATGTTTGGAAGAGCAGCTGAGGTTGCTAATCAATACTTAAAAAAAGGTTCTAAAGTTTTATTAGAAGGAAGACTTGTATTTGAGCAATGGACTGCACAAGATGGAACTACAAGAAGTAGACACTCTTTGAGAGTTGATGAGATGAAAATGCTTGATTCAAAAGGTACATCAGAGCAAGGAAGTAGTTATAATCAACCTATGCAAAATCAGTACAATGAACCTAATCCTTCATATAACAATGAATATAATGGTGCAGGAAGAGAACAACAAAAACCAAGAGTTGTGCAAAATATTCCTGAAATTGATATCGATGACGAAATACCGTTTTAGAAATAAAGGGAGATAATTATGGCAGAAAGAAGAAAATACGGAAAAAAATCTTGTAAATATACAGAGATGAAAGTTGAGTTTATTGACTATAAAAATACTGAATTATTAAAAATTTCAATGAGTGAAAGAGGTAAAATTATGCCTAGAAGACTTACTGGAAATTCTAAAAATGCTCAAGAGATGGTAGAAAAAGCTATTAAAAGAGCAAGACATATGGCATTAGTTCCATATATTGTTGATACAAAAAATATCACAGATACTGCTTACGCAAGAACATTCTTATAATAATTTATAAGGATATATAAAGGGAAGAAGATTTAATCTTCTTCCCTTTTTTCATTTAAATAGGTTTAATATTGAAAGACAAACTGACAACGGCTTTAAAATTGCGTTTTGAATACTATAATATATATGAAGATAAAGAAGAAAGTTGGCATAAAAAGTATAAATATCATAAATTATATAAAGTAGTAGTAAAAAGTTTTGAATATGATTTTAAAGATATTGCTAAGATAATGCCAAAATTACTTCTAGAAGAGTTTAAAGAAAAACTATAGTTTTTCCCAAACTGTTCCATTAATTGTATCCATTAAAGAAATCCCAAGTTTTGACAACTCATTTCTAATGCTATCTGCTTTTATAAAATCTCTTTGTTTTTTAGCTTCATCTCTTTGAATAATCAACTCTTCTATATTAGTTTTAGTTTTGTCATCTATTCCAAATTGAAAATATGAGTAAGCATCACTTCCACCAACTCCTAAAACATATTCAATAAACTCTATATTTGAAACTAATTCTTTTTTTAAGTTTTTATCTTTTTGATTTAAATCTAATTTATCATTTCCATTGTTTATCATTTCATCAATTAAAGAAAGTACAATAGAAGTATTTAAGTCATCATTTAAAGCATTTAAGATGTTTGATTCAAAATCTTTATTTATATTTGAACCATCAATGGCATAAACTCTTTTTTTTAGTCTATAAAGCTTATCAAGTCTTTTTTTTGAAGCTATCAAATCTTCTTCATTAAAGTTTAAATTTGCTCGATAGTGAGTAGAAAGTAGATAAAATCTTATAACTTCACCACTATAAGAATTTAAAACATCTTTTAAAAAAAATGAGTTTCCCAATGATTTACTCATTTTTTCACCATTTATATTTACAAAACCATTATGCATCCAATATTTTGCTAAATGTTGTTTTGTTGCACATCTTGTTTGACTAGCTTCATTCTCATGATGAGGAAATAGTAAATCAGCTCCACCAGCATGAATGTCTATTTGAAAAGTTTCATTCTTATAAGCTAAATGTTTATCAATCATCGCACTACATTCAATATGCCATCCTGGACGACCTCTTCCAAAATTTGAATCAAAACTTACATCATCTATCTTTTCAAATTTCCATAGAGCAAAATCAGCATTATTCCTTTTTTCTTTGTTTATTTCAACTCTTGCAATTGTATTTTCATCATTTACTTTTTTTGATAAAGTTCCATACTCTTTATCTTTTGAGATATCAAAATAAATACTATCACTTGTTTTATATGCAATATCTTTTGAAAGTAAATTTTCTATCATCTCTTTCATAGCTTCAAGATTTTCAGTTGCTTTTGGTTCTATAGAATTTGGTAAAATATTTAAAGAGTTCATATCATTTTTATAAGCATTTATATAAAAGTTTGTAATTTCTTTTAATGTTTTACCACTTTCATTCATTTTTTTTATAATTTTATCATCAATATCAGTAAAATTTTTTGTCATAATAACTTCATAAGAGTTTGCTTTTAAAACTCTGTGAAGTAAATCAAAAGCAATAGCACTTCTTGCATGTCCTAAGTGTGAATCATCATAAACAGTTGGTCCACAAACATATATTTTTGCAATATTAGGTTTTATTGAATGAAATTCTACTTTTTCTTTTTTTGATGAATCATAAATATAAATCTTTTTCATTTTACTTAAATAGTGCCTCTAATGATGAAGCATCACTTGATTTTACTTCATTCTCAATATTATTTACATTTGAAATATCTTTTTTAGATTCAATTTCAATTAACTCTATATCATATTTTGTAAGCATAGAAGCAAGTCTAATATTAAGCCCAGCTTTTCCTATAGCTTTTGATTTTTGATCACTAAATATTGTAACAACAGCTTTTCCTTTATCATTTCCTTTTGGGGCAAATTCTATTTTTACACTATTTACTATTGCTGGAGATAATGCTCTTGCTATAAACATTTCTGGAATACTTGAATATTCAATACAATCTATGCTTTCATTATTTAATTGGCTTGAAACAGAGTTTATTCTTACTCCTTTTACTCCTACAATTGCTCCAATTGCATCTATTTGAGGACTTGTAGTCGTAAGAGCAATTTTTGATCTAGTTCCTGGTATTCTAGCACTTGCTTCAATAATGATTTTTTCATCTTTTAATTCTGGAACTTCTAATGTTAAAAGGTTTTCTAAAAATTTAGGACTTGTTCTTGATAATTCAACAATAAGTCCTAAAGTTTTATCTATATTTACAGATTTTACAACTGCATTTAAAGTATCTCCAACTTTAAAGTTTTCACCTTTAATTCTATTTTTTCTTTGCAATACACCTTTAATTTCACCAATTTCAATATATGTACTATCATTTTTATCAATTCTTGTTACAACTCCTGAAACAGTTTTCCCTATTTTTTCTTTATATTTTGATAAAACATTTTCTTCAACAAATCTTTGAAGTCTATATTCAAAGTTGCTAGATAAAATAGTTGCAGCATTTCTTCCCATATTTTCAAACTCTAATTCATAACTTACAAAATCACCTATATCTAAATCAGCATTTATATTTTTTGCATCATCAATATTTATGAAATTTTCTTTATTTATAAGATTACCTTCTTTATCTTTTGTATCTTCATTTAATCTAATATCATCATTTGATACAACTTCAATTTTTTGAAGAAGAATTAGCTTTTTATTTGTTCTATCAATAGTTGCATCAAATATTAAAGAATAGTCAACCATCTTTTGTGCAGTTTTTATTAAAGCTTCTTTTAATGCATTTTCAACATCAGTAATTTTAAGCCCTTTTTCATAAGCAATAGAGTCTAAAATATCTATTATTTTATCCATAATAATTTTCCCTTTTTTAACATTGAAATGATAATTGTGATTTTTCAATGCGAGTTTATGACAATAGTATATCAAAAATACCTTTTATACAAATTAAAGCAATTTTTGAATAAAATGTCCGATTAATTATCAATAAAAAGGTTTAATAAATGGAATTATTACTTGCTAGAAATGAGTTAAATGAAAAACCAAAAAAAGTACAGTTAGAGAAGATAAAAGAGGAATTAGCTAAAGATAAGCAAAAAATTTTCTATTTTGATAAAGATAACTCTCATAAAGATATGATGGCATTGGTTGAGGCATTAGAAAAAGAGGGATACAACATCTATTTTAGAGAAATAAAATATGGTTTAGCTGATGACGAGTATATGTATGAGGTTCATGCACTTTAATTATTAAGTGTTAAAAAATATGAGTAAAAAACTATTTATACAGACTTTGGGTTGTCAGATGAATGACACAGATAGTCAACATATTCAAGCAGAACTTGAAAAACATAAAGGCTATATAAAAACTGATAAACTAGAAGATGCAGATTTAATTATTATAAATACTTGCTCAGTAAGAGAAAAACCTGTTCAAAAACTATTTTCTGAAATAGGGCAATTTAATAAAAAGAAAAAAGATGGTGCAAAAATTGGAGTTTGTGGATGTACAGCTTCACATTTAGGACAAGATATTATAAAAAGAGCACCTTACGTTGATTTTGTTTTAGGAGCTAGAAATATCTCAAAAATAAAAGATGTTGTTGATATAAAAGGTTCAGTTGAAGTTGCTATAACAAATGATGATTCACAATATGAGTTTGCAACTGCAAAGTCAAATCAATATAGAACAAGTGTTAATATATCAGTTGGCTGTGATAAAGAGTGTACATACTGCATTGTTCCAAGCACTAGAGGAGAAGAAATATCAATTCCTCCTGAAATGATAGTTTCTCAAATAAAAAAAGCAGTTAATCAAGGTGCTGTTGAAGTAATGCTTTTAGGACAAAATGTAAACTCTTATGGAAGAAGGTTTAGTGATAAGCGAGGAAAATATAGTTTCACTAAACTTTTACAAGATATATCAAAAATTGATGGTTTAAAAAGAATAAGATTTACATCTCCTCATCCACTTCATATGGATGATGAATTCATTGAAGAATTTGCTAGAAATGATAAAATATCAAAATGTATTCATATGCCACTTCAAAGTGGCTCTACTACCATTTTAAAAGCTATGAGAAGAGGTTATACTAAAGAATGGTTTTTAAATAGAGCATCTAAACTTAGAAATTTAGTCCCAGATTTAAGAATTACAACAGATATTATTGTTGCTTTTCCAGGAGAAACTCAAGAGGATTTTCTTGATACTTTAGATGTTGTAAATCAAGTTAAATTTGATCAAATTTTTAATTTTAAATATTCTCCAAGACCAGGTACAAAAGCTTTAGAGTTTAAAGATAAAGAGATAGATGATGAAATTGGAAGTTCAAGATTAACGCAACTTATAGATATTCATAAGAGATATTTGGAAGAGTCAATGCCAAAACTTGTTGGACAAACACTTAATGTTTTAGTAGAGAGTCTTAAACCAAATGGCGAAGTAACAGGTTATACAGATAATTATTACCAAGTTTTTGCAAAAGGTAGTGATGAGTTATTAGGTAAATTTGTAGATATTAAAATTACAAGTGCAACAAGAACAGCATTAAAAGGCGAAGTTGTAGAATAATGTGGAAATCATTTAAAAAGAAGTTTGCACCATATTTACTTTATTTGGTAGTAAAAATTATATATGCTACAAATAAAAAAACTTATCACCATCCAAAAGATAATAACGAACCTTTTGTACTTTGTATGTGGCATGGAGATTTACTTTCACAAATTTTTAATTACCATCAATTTAGAAACTATGGTAATGTAAGAGCAATGATTAGTGAAAATAGAGATGGAGAAATAATTGCTAAAATAGCATCTTTATTTAATTGTGGGGCTATTAGAGGTTCTAGTTCTAAAGGTGCTACAAAAGTGTTTATAAATGCTTTGAAAGAGTTGAAATTGGGTAATGATGTAGCAATAACTCCAGATGGTCCACGAGGTCCAAGATATAGTATTGCAGATGGAGTTGTATTAATTTCACAAAAGAGTGGAAAAGATATAAGATGTTTTAATGCCATTCCTACAAAATACTGGCAGTTTAAATCTTGGGATAAATTTGTTTTACCAAAACCATTTGGTAAAATAGATTTCTATGTAAGTGAATCTTTTAGTGTAGAAGGTTTAGAAGTAGAAGAGGCAAAAAATGTAATCAAGCAAAGAATGTTAGTTCATTCTTTAAAATAATTAGGGATGCTTATGTTTAAAAAAGAGACTTTTTTTATCAATGCTGTAAAGCAAAATAATCAGCTAAAAATTGAATACAAAAAATACTTAAATTCAAAAGAACAAAGTAGTGATAATTCTACTTTTTTAATTGAAGGAGATATATTACCTGATAATATTGTTCAAAAATTAAATACTTGGCAAAGAGATAATGATTTTAGTTATATTTCAACAATTCTTTTAAGTGATACTACTAAACTTGTTCCTAAGGCAGTGTCTTCTAAAATAAAAGATTGTGAAATTGTAAATTTTAATGATTTATATGATATTGCTGTTTTAAAAACAACATTATTTGAAACTCAAAATTATTTTGCTAAAACGGGAATAGATTTTATTTATTCAGCTTTTCATATTATAAATTTACATATACAAAAGCATAAATCTAAAAATGAGCTATTGTTTTTTATATATCATAATAGAGCATATATTTTAATTGTAGATAAAAATAGTGTTATAGTTTATAATGAAGTTGTTGATTTACTAACTTTTGATGCTGTGAGAAGAAGCCATTTTTATCAAGATGATTTAGAAGGGCAAAAGCTTTATGATGAACTTTATTATTTAGAACTCATTGAACTCTTACAAAAAATATTAAAAGATTTTCATCAAAAACATAAGGATGTTTTTGTACAAAAAGTATCAATACTTTTTAATTTACGTAATCTAACAAAAGAGCAGTTATCTAGTATTAGTCAAGAATTAATGTTAAAAGTTGATGATTATACTATTGATATAGATGAAGAGTTATTTAAACTTTCACAAGATAATTTAAATCAAAAAAGTTTTATAAAACCTAGAAAAAAGAAAAAAAGAAGAGATCCTAGATATATATTTTTAGTAATTTTATTTGCATTATTATTTTTTGGTGCATATAAAATATATAGTATGATTGATTTTAAAAATATTGCTTTAAAACTAAATTTGATTGAGGCAAAAAAAGAGATAATTTTAGACAAACTTCCTGATCATATTTTAAATAATAGTAAGAAAGAGTTGAGAATAGAATCTATTTTTAAATCAATTCCAAATAATTTGATGATAAATAAACTTACTTTGAACTCAAATGATTTAGAGTTAAAAGT
Proteins encoded in this window:
- a CDS encoding HP0268 family nuclease translates to MELLLARNELNEKPKKVQLEKIKEELAKDKQKIFYFDKDNSHKDMMALVEALEKEGYNIYFREIKYGLADDEYMYEVHAL
- a CDS encoding RNB domain-containing ribonuclease, whose protein sequence is MLKDLFIKIQTNISNFSNNEKKELEKFIKDEIVIKVDEHYEINSKYKIATLKIEKNFAVLEDLISPLKNVKIELNKLNGAFDNDLVLAKRIFNPRSKTKAKIVKILEGKKTEILVYVSNKNFYTLKEHIELKSNKAINYKDNDVVIIDNKEFEEIKFIGNLDEPKIDEFISLYLNGENYRDEIKIEPEAFMNDEKQRVDLTTLPFCTIDPNSAKDHDDAIYYDVENATLYVAIADVSFFVKENSDLDKLAYRKSSTIYLASRTLPMLPPILSENLCSLKEQETRYAFVFKLVLDLKNLSVKKSELFEAIIKSHRNFSYGRIDRVIDGYFDTYTNLEKEIFDYLLPLYEVTKTFRQKRLKKGFDFRTQENRLKLKNHLLQSVEVETSTASHQLVEECMLQANIEASRKVGNIGIFRIHEEPSFKNISKLVDDVNILGVKAKLQDSVNSTILHIQEEAKKVLLSNEVDELIIQSLTQAKYSSKNLGHFGLGFSSYAHFTSPIRRYSDLVLHRILKSKQIPKDIDDICLHISNQERKIDQIVWDFEDRKYARWANNNIGIELKVKIVDTQRAKAVCYDKMVGLKVVLENYKAQKLFSKIKVKIISANIATKVIVATIL
- the rpsR gene encoding 30S ribosomal protein S18, which produces MAERRKYGKKSCKYTEMKVEFIDYKNTELLKISMSERGKIMPRRLTGNSKNAQEMVEKAIKRARHMALVPYIVDTKNITDTAYARTFL
- the holA gene encoding DNA polymerase III subunit delta, which encodes MYKNEFDKYLKQNKKFDAYMFYGQSTFLIEQYSSLVAQLVANGDEIEKLYFEEYNFKYSKDRLLQSSLFTTNNVLLIKIDKKIPKKELDSLVEACNTNKDSTLILACMGDSEFKSMESSFSLKNNACSIRFFALNNSEAIGFLQNEARRLKVDYEEGALSHLYFMHRQDLSLSANDLNKLAILDEKITIKTVDLHCFGVGSVNFDEFLQNLLSFKDISEDIARLLEEGMNEIFILNQIASFIQQLFMISSNARLYAVVNPVEILGYNPPKHIWEAKSKLAINIKPKQFLKMLEFILNLELEMKTSKIDNINLYLQASLRKFIVLFR
- the rpsF gene encoding 30S ribosomal protein S6 — protein: MSKLKHYETMFILKPTLTEEETVAQLEGVKALFEKNGAEIVATDNIGIRELAYEIERCKRGYYYVIYFKAPAASIAEIERNYRNNEELIRFIFIKYETKKEIASWTKMSDEALKKAAK
- the cysS gene encoding cysteine--tRNA ligase, which translates into the protein MKKIYIYDSSKKEKVEFHSIKPNIAKIYVCGPTVYDDSHLGHARSAIAFDLLHRVLKANSYEVIMTKNFTDIDDKIIKKMNESGKTLKEITNFYINAYKNDMNSLNILPNSIEPKATENLEAMKEMIENLLSKDIAYKTSDSIYFDISKDKEYGTLSKKVNDENTIARVEINKEKRNNADFALWKFEKIDDVSFDSNFGRGRPGWHIECSAMIDKHLAYKNETFQIDIHAGGADLLFPHHENEASQTRCATKQHLAKYWMHNGFVNINGEKMSKSLGNSFFLKDVLNSYSGEVIRFYLLSTHYRANLNFNEEDLIASKKRLDKLYRLKKRVYAIDGSNINKDFESNILNALNDDLNTSIVLSLIDEMINNGNDKLDLNQKDKNLKKELVSNIEFIEYVLGVGGSDAYSYFQFGIDDKTKTNIEELIIQRDEAKKQRDFIKADSIRNELSKLGISLMDTINGTVWEKL
- the miaB gene encoding tRNA (N6-isopentenyl adenosine(37)-C2)-methylthiotransferase MiaB — its product is MSKKLFIQTLGCQMNDTDSQHIQAELEKHKGYIKTDKLEDADLIIINTCSVREKPVQKLFSEIGQFNKKKKDGAKIGVCGCTASHLGQDIIKRAPYVDFVLGARNISKIKDVVDIKGSVEVAITNDDSQYEFATAKSNQYRTSVNISVGCDKECTYCIVPSTRGEEISIPPEMIVSQIKKAVNQGAVEVMLLGQNVNSYGRRFSDKRGKYSFTKLLQDISKIDGLKRIRFTSPHPLHMDDEFIEEFARNDKISKCIHMPLQSGSTTILKAMRRGYTKEWFLNRASKLRNLVPDLRITTDIIVAFPGETQEDFLDTLDVVNQVKFDQIFNFKYSPRPGTKALEFKDKEIDDEIGSSRLTQLIDIHKRYLEESMPKLVGQTLNVLVESLKPNGEVTGYTDNYYQVFAKGSDELLGKFVDIKITSATRTALKGEVVE
- the nusA gene encoding transcription termination factor NusA, which codes for MDKIIDILDSIAYEKGLKITDVENALKEALIKTAQKMVDYSLIFDATIDRTNKKLILLQKIEVVSNDDIRLNEDTKDKEGNLINKENFINIDDAKNINADLDIGDFVSYELEFENMGRNAATILSSNFEYRLQRFVEENVLSKYKEKIGKTVSGVVTRIDKNDSTYIEIGEIKGVLQRKNRIKGENFKVGDTLNAVVKSVNIDKTLGLIVELSRTSPKFLENLLTLEVPELKDEKIIIEASARIPGTRSKIALTTTSPQIDAIGAIVGVKGVRINSVSSQLNNESIDCIEYSSIPEMFIARALSPAIVNSVKIEFAPKGNDKGKAVVTIFSDQKSKAIGKAGLNIRLASMLTKYDIELIEIESKKDISNVNNIENEVKSSDASSLEALFK
- the ssb gene encoding single-stranded DNA-binding protein, which produces MYNKVIMVGNLTRDIELRYLPSGSALAKSAIATSFRFKSQTGEQKEEVCFLDFNMFGRAAEVANQYLKKGSKVLLEGRLVFEQWTAQDGTTRSRHSLRVDEMKMLDSKGTSEQGSSYNQPMQNQYNEPNPSYNNEYNGAGREQQKPRVVQNIPEIDIDDEIPF
- a CDS encoding lysophospholipid acyltransferase family protein, which gives rise to MWKSFKKKFAPYLLYLVVKIIYATNKKTYHHPKDNNEPFVLCMWHGDLLSQIFNYHQFRNYGNVRAMISENRDGEIIAKIASLFNCGAIRGSSSKGATKVFINALKELKLGNDVAITPDGPRGPRYSIADGVVLISQKSGKDIRCFNAIPTKYWQFKSWDKFVLPKPFGKIDFYVSESFSVEGLEVEEAKNVIKQRMLVHSLK
- the fliW gene encoding flagellar assembly protein FliW, with translation MYKIVLPILGFENVSSLEVEKVDEFFSFLKLDGNTKISIINIKALNKVSFDFIIDQSSLEKLKISSKDDFDTYFIVVSQDPVEHSIVNLVAPIFINEKEKLVGQYVTSEQVEPYLASLNKCVHL